In Myxococcus stipitatus, the following are encoded in one genomic region:
- a CDS encoding M4 family metallopeptidase — translation MSIRRLDTKPVSVRSSNETQQKNTAKSASAPLTIKDGFSSGTRTSELARAEKTLTQVPVGPGRLALGSKEAQNAVQTSLTHLNPLKGAQTLLPQPTTFVPANVERDALGMTHVRLDRVHEGVKVFGEQVVTHLDKDGKVASVTGEQSTVPAGLGRELPKLNTQSAIDIARKEFGAKPDKQPHAERVIYQDKAGQYHSAYRVQMSQIEGQDRPRKMNYLVDANTGKIFESYNEIGGFYGSNRAAPKRSTDITAASTTQAEIKDNSTVTSKVTVAQEGTVEKLKLDLDIAHTFKGDLKVTLTSPSGKSAVVHNRTGGSADDVKGSFDLSAFAGEPTKGEWTLTVEDKAKRDTGTLKGWSINITPKESKPPVETPNNSTVDDTSLYSGKVALETTKKPDGKYVLEDSTRGKGVNTYDAMNKQTASGQTQLTDDNNVWGEATDGARTKAAVDAHYGAAMTFDFMKDVLGRNSIDGAGEALNSFVHVRTNYVNAYWDGTKMSYGDGDGKDAGPLTALDIAGHEIAHGLTERTAGLIYRNESGGLNEAFSDIMGAGVEWYASTKNPAVQFNWTVGETAWTPGNGNEDGLRYMNDPTKDGYSIDHYSNYPKQTEVHGSSGIANNAFYLLANGGTNRTSKIEVKDGIGMDKGLKIYYRALAHYMTPNTTFAQAREATIKAATDLYGADSKELAKVKESWTAVGVN, via the coding sequence ATGAGCATTCGTCGCCTCGACACCAAGCCCGTCTCCGTTCGTTCCTCCAACGAGACCCAGCAGAAGAACACGGCGAAGTCCGCCTCCGCCCCGCTGACGATCAAGGATGGCTTCAGCTCCGGGACGCGCACGTCGGAGCTGGCGCGTGCCGAGAAGACGCTCACGCAGGTCCCGGTGGGTCCGGGCCGGCTGGCGCTCGGCAGCAAGGAAGCGCAGAACGCCGTCCAGACGTCGCTGACGCACCTCAACCCGCTGAAGGGCGCGCAGACGCTGCTGCCCCAGCCCACGACCTTCGTCCCCGCCAACGTGGAGCGCGACGCGCTCGGCATGACGCACGTCCGCCTGGACCGCGTGCACGAGGGCGTGAAGGTCTTCGGTGAGCAGGTCGTCACCCACCTGGACAAGGACGGCAAGGTGGCGAGTGTCACCGGCGAGCAGTCCACGGTTCCCGCGGGCCTGGGCCGCGAGCTGCCCAAGCTGAACACCCAGTCCGCCATCGACATCGCGCGCAAGGAGTTCGGCGCGAAGCCGGACAAGCAGCCGCACGCCGAGCGGGTCATCTACCAGGACAAGGCTGGCCAGTATCACTCCGCCTACCGCGTCCAGATGTCGCAGATCGAGGGCCAGGACCGCCCCCGCAAGATGAACTACCTGGTGGACGCGAACACCGGGAAGATCTTCGAGTCCTACAACGAGATTGGCGGCTTCTACGGCTCCAACCGCGCGGCGCCCAAGCGCTCCACGGACATCACCGCGGCGTCCACCACGCAGGCGGAGATCAAGGACAACAGCACCGTCACGTCCAAGGTCACCGTCGCCCAGGAGGGCACCGTCGAGAAGCTGAAGCTGGACCTGGACATCGCCCACACGTTCAAGGGCGACCTGAAGGTCACGCTGACCAGCCCCTCCGGCAAGAGCGCCGTGGTGCACAACCGCACCGGCGGCAGCGCCGACGACGTGAAGGGGTCCTTCGACCTGAGCGCCTTCGCGGGTGAGCCCACCAAGGGCGAGTGGACGCTGACCGTCGAGGACAAGGCCAAGCGCGACACGGGCACGCTGAAGGGCTGGAGCATCAACATCACCCCGAAGGAGTCGAAGCCGCCGGTCGAGACGCCGAACAACAGCACGGTGGACGACACCTCGCTGTACAGCGGCAAGGTGGCGCTCGAGACGACGAAGAAGCCGGATGGCAAGTACGTCCTCGAGGACTCCACGCGCGGCAAGGGCGTGAACACCTACGACGCGATGAACAAGCAGACGGCGTCGGGCCAGACGCAGCTCACCGACGACAACAACGTCTGGGGCGAGGCCACCGACGGCGCGCGCACCAAGGCGGCCGTGGACGCGCACTACGGCGCGGCGATGACGTTCGACTTCATGAAGGACGTCCTGGGCCGCAACTCCATCGACGGCGCGGGCGAGGCGCTCAACTCCTTCGTCCACGTGCGGACCAACTACGTCAACGCGTACTGGGACGGCACGAAGATGAGCTACGGCGACGGCGACGGCAAGGATGCCGGCCCGCTCACCGCGCTGGACATCGCGGGCCACGAGATCGCGCACGGCCTCACCGAGCGCACCGCCGGCCTCATCTACCGCAACGAGTCGGGCGGCCTGAACGAGGCGTTCAGCGACATCATGGGCGCGGGCGTGGAGTGGTACGCGTCCACCAAGAACCCCGCGGTGCAGTTCAACTGGACGGTGGGCGAGACGGCGTGGACCCCGGGCAACGGCAACGAGGACGGCCTGCGGTACATGAATGACCCGACCAAGGACGGGTACTCCATCGACCACTACAGCAACTACCCGAAGCAGACCGAGGTCCACGGCTCCAGCGGCATCGCGAACAACGCGTTCTACCTGCTGGCCAACGGCGGCACGAACCGCACGTCCAAGATCGAGGTGAAGGACGGCATCGGCATGGACAAGGGCCTGAAGATCTACTACCGCGCCCTGGCCCACTACATGACGCCCAACACCACGTTCGCCCAGGCGCGCGAGGCCACCATCAAGGCGGCCACGGACCTGTACGGCGCGGACTCCAAGGAGCTGGCCAAGGTCAAGGAGAGCTGGACCGCCGTCGGCGTGAACTAA
- a CDS encoding RDD family protein produces the protein MSHPFPTAPEPSTQASCPRHPGIEATGICQRCGNFICDTCRRRGRDGRSYCEPCLSKALPALASRTDRFWAHLVDSAIVFVPTLLFLVIPIITARSFRAGEGEEQDLDIFLPLSLFFAFVVPVTLQLVVMARTGQSLGKRWRGIRVVRMNGQPISLVRLALLRNLLPVWLSQVTCVFGLIDTFFIFRDDHRCLHDHLADTQVIKVESDEPLRPY, from the coding sequence ATGTCTCACCCGTTCCCCACAGCGCCTGAACCGTCCACCCAGGCGAGCTGTCCTCGTCATCCTGGCATCGAGGCCACGGGCATCTGCCAACGCTGTGGCAACTTCATCTGCGATACATGCCGCCGCCGGGGCAGGGATGGCCGCTCCTACTGCGAGCCATGCCTGAGCAAGGCGCTCCCGGCGCTCGCCAGCAGGACGGACCGCTTCTGGGCCCACCTGGTCGACTCCGCCATCGTCTTCGTGCCGACGCTCCTGTTCCTGGTCATCCCCATCATCACCGCCCGCAGCTTTCGCGCCGGTGAGGGAGAGGAGCAGGACCTGGACATCTTCCTGCCCCTCTCGCTCTTCTTCGCCTTCGTGGTGCCAGTCACCCTCCAGCTCGTGGTGATGGCGCGCACGGGCCAGAGCCTTGGCAAGAGGTGGCGCGGCATCCGCGTGGTCCGGATGAACGGGCAGCCAATATCCCTGGTGAGACTGGCGCTGCTGCGAAACCTGCTGCCTGTCTGGTTGAGCCAGGTGACCTGTGTCTTTGGTCTGATCGACACATTCTTCATCTTCCGTGACGACCACCGCTGTCTTCATGACCACCTGGCGGACACCCAGGTCATCAAGGTCGAGTCAGACGAACCCCTGCGTCCGTATTGA